In Ochotona princeps isolate mOchPri1 chromosome 22, mOchPri1.hap1, whole genome shotgun sequence, the following are encoded in one genomic region:
- the LOC101527804 gene encoding protein FAM209 gives MRTLKCFLVLPLCLSCCYAFMFSSLREKGKEPQGKVPCGGHFRIRQNLPEHAQGWLGSKWLWLSFVIVLYVILKFRGESEKNKEQNPLNLRGCTFRSPIKKNQSTSPNKDYAFNTLTQLEMDLVKFVSKVRNLKVAMAANNHLRLQSLEAPPDPQNNITIYEIWGEEDE, from the exons ATGCGGACGCTGAAATGCTTCCTGGTCTTACCCTTGTGCCTCTCCTGTTGCTATGCCTTCATGTTCTCTTCTCtgagagagaaaggcaaagagcCCCAGGGAAAGGTGCCTTGCGGAGGGCACTTCCGGATTAGGCAGAACCTACCAGAGCACGCCCAAGGCTGGCTTGGAAGCAAATGGCTCTGGCTTTCGTTTGTTATTGTGTTGTATGTGATACTTAAGTTTCGAGGAGAGAGTGAGAAGAACAAG GAGCAGAATCCTCTTAATCTTCGAGGCTGTACATTTCGCTCTCCAATAAAGAAAAACCAAAGTACTTCCCCCAACAAAGACTACGCGTTCAATACGTTGACGCAGCTCGAGATGGACCTGGTGAAATTCGTGTCCAAAGTGCGCAATCTTAAGGTTGCTATGGCAGCTAACAACCACCTCAGGCTGCAAAGCTTAGAGGCGCCTCCAGACCCACAGAACAACATCACAATTTATGAAATATGGGGAGAAGAGGATGAGTGA
- the RTF2 gene encoding replication termination factor 2, producing MGCDGGTIPKRHELVKGPKKVEKVDKDAELVAQWNYCTLSQEILRRPIVACELGRLYNKDAVIEFLLDKSAEKALGKAASHIKSMKHVTELKLSDNPAWEGDKASTRGDKHDDLQRARFICPVVGLQMSGRHRFCFLRCCGCVFSERALKEIKAEVCHTCGAAFQEDDIIVLNGTKEDVETLRKRMEERRLRAKLGKKTKKSRAAESVSAPGVSEESSGTLKVKTGKPEDSSLESREKKPSVAPKGAASGGSSGKAGKAAGGAPKRSIADSDESETYKSIFTTHSSAKRSKEESAHWVTHTSYCF from the exons ATGGGTTGCGACGGAGGAACGATCCCTAAGAGGCATGAGCTAGTGAAGGGGCCCAAGAAGGTCGAGAAG gTTGATAAAGATGCTGAATTAGTGGCCCAGTGGAACTATTGTACTCTAAGTCAAGAAATATTAAGACGACCAATAGTTGCTTGTGAGCTTGGCAG ACTTTATAACAAAgatgctgtcattgagtttctgttGGACAAGTCTGCGGAAaaggctcttgggaaagcagcgtcTCACATCAAAAGCATGAAG CATGTGACAGAACTGAAGCTTTCTGATAACCCAGCCTGGGAAGGGGATAAAGCAAGCACGAGAGGTGACAAGCACGATGACCTGCAGCGGGCACGGTTCATCTGCCCCGTGGTGGGCCTGCAGATGAGTGGCCGTCACAG GTTTTGCTTCCTCCGGTGCTGTGGCTGTGTGTTTTCTGAACGagctttgaaagaaataaaagcagaagtTTGCCACACA TGTGGGGCTGCCTTCCAGGAGGATGACATCATTGTGCTCAATGGTACCAAGGAGGATGTAGAAACGCTGAGGAAAAGGATGGAGGAGAGACGGCTGAGAGCAAAGCTGGGAAAG aaaacaaagaaatccaGGGCGGCGGAGAGTGTGTCAGCCCCGGGAGTGAGCGAAG AATCCTCAGGGACATTAAAAGTGAAAACGGGGAAGCCTGAAGATTCCAGCCTTGAATCTAGAGAGAAGAAACCCAGCGTAGCTCCCAAAGGTGCAG CAAGCGGAGGCTCTTCTGGAAAAGCTGGGAAGGCTGCAGGAGGAGCCCCAAAGCGGTCCATTGCCGACAGCGACGAGTCTGAGACCTACAAGTCCATCTTCACAACCCACAGCTCCGCCAAGCGCTCCAAGGAGGAGTCAGCCCACTGGGTCACCCACACGTCCTACTGCTTTTGA
- the LOC105941853 gene encoding LOW QUALITY PROTEIN: beta-1,3-galactosyl-O-glycosyl-glycoprotein beta-1,6-N-acetylglucosaminyltransferase 7 (The sequence of the model RefSeq protein was modified relative to this genomic sequence to represent the inferred CDS: inserted 4 bases in 3 codons; substituted 1 base at 1 genomic stop codon) gives MSQLRATRPGLXVCAVICIFLHLHLRDPVPEDPEEGPTSPGGGECGFYPDELCSVLFEGKPAAPQLAKFCKISHQSQILPHLHTPGNCSGISHGLRSITRPLSAEEGNFSXVSVHKEPASSAQLLGAVYAPHNAYCTHAAERPPRRXSAAVQTLAGCSENIFISSEREKATSAAVTRLPAEANCMKDLVHPKRQXNDVLSLCGQDFPIKTNREIIHCLRSRGKDKNITPGSVESPKTTSKTRPRHPNSSSEESTYVSPNRRVQAEPPRNRTLPNRQASLRDAERDCLFLQSEWK, from the exons ATGAGCCAGCTTCGAGCCACCAGGCCGGGAC GGGTGTGTGCTGTCATCTGCATCTTCCTTCACCTTCATTTAAGGGATCCAGTCCCTGAGGACCCAGAGGAGGGGCCCACCTCCCCGGGAGGGGGAGAGTGTGGCTTTTACCCAGACGAACTGTGTTCAGTGTTATTTGAAGGGAAACCAGCAGCCCCCCAGCTTGCAAAATTCTGTAAAATCTCTCATCAATCCCAAATACTTCCTCActtacacacaccaggaaactgctctgggatttcccatggGCTACGTTCTATAACCAGACCCCTGTCTGCAGAAGAGGGCAACTTTTC TGTCAGTGTTCATAAGGAGCCGGCGTCGTCTGCGCAGCTTCTCGGAGCGGTTTACGCGCCTCACAACGCTTACTGCACTCACGCCGCAGAGAGGCCTCCGAGGA CCAGCGCTGCCGTGCAAACTCTGGCCGGCtgttctgaaaacatttttatttcatctgagAGAGAAAAGGCAACTTCTGCTGCTGTCACAAGACTACCGGCAGAGGCTAACTGCATGAAAGATCTAGTCCATCCCAAACGCCAGTAGAACGATGTCCTCAGCCTTTGTGGACAGGATTTTCCAATCAAAACCAACCGAGAAATCATACACTGCCTCAGAAGCAGAGGGAAGGATAAAAACATCACTCCTGGGTCAGTCGAGTCCCCAAAGACTACATCCAAGACAAGGCCACGTCACCCCAACTCCAGTTCTGAAGAATCTACCTATGTATCTCCAAACAGAAGAGTCCAAGCTGAGCCACCCCGCAACAGAACCTTGCCAAACAGGCAGGCCTCTCTAAGAGACGCAGAGCGCGACTGCTTGTTTCTGCAGAGCGAATGGAAGTAG